One window of Leucoraja erinacea ecotype New England chromosome 37, Leri_hhj_1, whole genome shotgun sequence genomic DNA carries:
- the LOC129713949 gene encoding ras-related C3 botulinum toxin substrate 1-like: MVMKSIKCVVVGDGAVGKTSVLITYTTHTFPEEYIPTVFDNYSTTVTVDDVVVTLGLWDTAGQEDYDRLRPLSYPQTDVFVICFSLVNPVSFMNVQLKWSSEVKHHCPNCPIILVGTKKDLRDNKDTIEKLKEKDMAPVSCKEGEQKAKEIGAFKYVESSARKDIGLKDIFDAAIRAVIQQPAKKGRSRCFIL, translated from the exons ATGGTGATGAAAAGTATCAAATGTGTGGTGGTGGGTGATGG GGCCGTTGGGAAGACCTCTGTCCTTATCACCTATACCACCCACACCTTCCCAGAGGAGTACATTCCCACCGT CTTTGACAACTATTCCACCACGGTGACCGTCGATGATGTGGTGGTCACTCTCGGGCTGTGGGACACGGCGGGACAAGAGGACTATGACCGGCTGCGGCCACTCTCTTACCCCCAGACT GATGTGTTTGTCATCTGTTTCTCACTGGTCAACCCTGTCTCATTCATGAATGTACAGCTGAAG TGGTCCTCCGAGGTGAAGCATCACTGCCCCAACTGCCCCATCATCCTGGTGGGCACCAAGAAGGACCTGAGGGACAACAAGGACACCATTGAGAAGttgaaggagaaggacatggctCCGGTCAGTTGCAAGGAGGGCGAGCAGAAAGCCAAGGAGATCG GCGCTTTTAAATACGTTGAAAGTTCCGCTCGGAAGGACATCGGTCTAAAGGACATCTTCGACGCAGCAATCCGAGCTGTGATCCAGCAACCAGCTAAGAAAGGTCGGAGTCGTTGCTTCATTCTGTAG